The following coding sequences are from one Enterococcus sp. 4G2_DIV0659 window:
- a CDS encoding acetyl-CoA carboxylase produces the protein MSNSTKLLFEAMRYCEQTKIKSFEYEAEGLRIIIKKEPQEMLIQTNDKESPKKSVSEATVFEAEEKRYQNMAPMNSKELISEMTGIFYDRSAPDQEPYLKIGKKINVGDVIGLVEVMKCFMEIKAAASGTVQEILISNGMMIEYGQPLAVIEEAST, from the coding sequence ATGTCCAATAGCACAAAATTACTATTTGAAGCGATGAGGTATTGCGAGCAGACAAAAATCAAAAGTTTTGAATATGAAGCTGAAGGCTTGCGCATCATTATCAAAAAGGAACCGCAAGAGATGCTAATTCAAACGAATGACAAAGAGTCACCGAAAAAAAGCGTATCAGAAGCAACTGTTTTTGAGGCAGAGGAAAAACGTTATCAGAATATGGCCCCGATGAATAGTAAAGAACTGATATCAGAAATGACGGGTATTTTCTATGATCGTTCAGCACCTGATCAAGAACCGTATTTAAAAATCGGCAAAAAAATCAATGTGGGTGATGTTATTGGTCTAGTAGAAGTGATGAAGTGCTTTATGGAAATTAAAGCTGCAGCTTCAGGTACTGTTCAAGAAATTTTGATATCTAACGGAATGATGATTGAGTATGGACAGCCTCTAGCAGTGATTGAGGAGGCGTCAACATGA
- a CDS encoding cyclic lactone autoinducer peptide: protein MMEKLKGKMMDWLAFLLVSGGELSINQCCYFLNYEIEIPEELIK, encoded by the coding sequence ATGATGGAAAAATTAAAGGGAAAAATGATGGATTGGTTGGCGTTTTTATTAGTATCAGGTGGAGAATTATCGATTAATCAGTGTTGTTATTTTTTGAATTATGAAATTGAGATACCAGAAGAGTTGATTAAATAG
- a CDS encoding FtsX-like permease family protein: MSFLSHFKKNKLDTLCTMVVVFLAIAIGTIFTESNLDLKQSLDNVKEKGAVSDFSYYPLVTEQDMLETGDVTKFIEAKNQELAKKYDFTWEEHRYSMVRENKLIYRVISVDRKMDRILIEEGKLPVKDRELAIDKNFAKNNQLKVGQNYILNDAKYKISGIITVSNMLSPVVDDTGELYDEESQGIIALSESAYDQKYSSSSSSAFVGKFSGKTSNFSEMQKDTQFYQLESNEENPVVYGTITSIMNMNRIIAVFAVSLLLMIAFILIMVSTRKQVDHDIVNIGVLKAMGYSSLEIVRKYFVTFFIVLIPAGIGYLVGNLLSSYYYEMMFHSLLLPRHEHGIRAMLLLLFVLLPSTCAGLFAAATCLLKIRKPALQLMKGQVKTKISKRIVKANVRIKENNFLLGLKRIVVRSSISTLFFVGFGGFALGVQSQFAYMTYFMTENMAENATEGIDYEREVHYTEELKPNANLADTVYYYYSSASLSKGNQNLTNITLNILQQESDSLLTLHERTGGQKKINLADENGLVINQWMSQRYDLNVGDSVSVTLRGKEHELKISAVDQKNYGKAVYLSQDTALKTRLLNKETYNSVLTNLAPEKIQRNPVSIIETSSLEAKMRSENETYQLLAVFLFMSGLIMGLAILILAFLNVLKSYKKYIATMKMMGYSAEECNQAVYSGFRKIAFIGYIISVPYSILLSMMMFGFLSKTTDMLYPMNVSPLSVVICLVLTAVSIELSIMIAKRQLKEVSYKEILE, encoded by the coding sequence ATGAGCTTTTTATCACATTTCAAGAAAAATAAATTAGACACATTATGCACAATGGTTGTTGTATTTTTGGCGATTGCGATAGGTACGATATTCACTGAGAGCAACCTTGATCTGAAACAGTCATTAGATAACGTGAAAGAAAAAGGAGCAGTCAGTGACTTTAGCTATTATCCTTTAGTAACAGAACAGGACATGCTGGAAACAGGAGATGTGACTAAGTTCATTGAAGCAAAGAATCAAGAGCTAGCTAAAAAATACGATTTTACTTGGGAAGAACACAGATATTCCATGGTAAGAGAGAATAAACTTATTTACAGAGTAATAAGTGTCGATAGAAAAATGGATAGAATTCTTATCGAAGAAGGAAAGTTGCCAGTCAAAGATAGAGAGTTAGCTATAGATAAGAATTTTGCAAAAAACAACCAACTAAAAGTCGGCCAAAACTATATTTTAAATGATGCGAAATATAAAATATCAGGAATTATTACAGTTTCCAATATGCTATCACCGGTAGTGGATGATACTGGGGAACTTTACGATGAAGAAAGCCAAGGAATCATCGCGCTATCAGAATCCGCCTATGATCAGAAATATTCAAGCAGCAGTAGCAGTGCATTTGTCGGGAAATTTTCTGGTAAAACATCTAATTTCAGTGAAATGCAGAAGGACACACAATTTTATCAACTGGAATCAAACGAAGAAAATCCCGTGGTATATGGCACGATCACTTCTATAATGAATATGAATAGGATTATTGCTGTATTTGCAGTGAGCTTATTACTGATGATTGCGTTCATACTGATTATGGTTTCAACAAGAAAACAGGTTGACCATGATATTGTCAATATTGGTGTACTTAAAGCGATGGGCTATTCAAGTTTGGAAATCGTAAGAAAATACTTTGTGACATTCTTCATCGTGTTGATTCCAGCTGGGATCGGCTATCTGGTAGGAAATCTACTCTCATCATATTATTATGAAATGATGTTTCATTCTCTCCTTTTACCAAGGCATGAGCATGGAATAAGAGCGATGCTTTTATTATTGTTCGTTTTGCTTCCTTCAACTTGTGCGGGATTGTTTGCTGCTGCTACCTGTCTTTTAAAGATAAGAAAGCCGGCACTGCAATTAATGAAAGGTCAAGTGAAAACAAAGATAAGCAAGCGAATTGTGAAGGCAAATGTCAGAATAAAAGAAAATAATTTTCTGCTGGGATTGAAACGTATTGTTGTACGTTCTAGCATAAGCACACTATTCTTTGTCGGTTTTGGTGGATTTGCATTAGGCGTTCAAAGCCAATTTGCGTATATGACGTATTTTATGACTGAAAATATGGCGGAAAATGCCACAGAAGGTATTGATTATGAGCGAGAGGTTCATTACACAGAAGAATTGAAACCCAATGCAAACTTAGCGGATACCGTTTACTACTATTATTCATCTGCTTCTTTAAGTAAAGGAAATCAAAATCTGACGAATATCACTTTGAATATCTTACAACAGGAATCTGATTCGCTGTTGACCTTACATGAGAGGACGGGGGGACAAAAGAAAATTAACTTAGCTGACGAAAACGGATTGGTCATCAATCAATGGATGAGTCAACGATATGACTTAAATGTTGGTGATTCAGTATCTGTCACATTAAGAGGTAAGGAGCATGAATTAAAAATCTCGGCAGTGGACCAGAAAAACTACGGGAAAGCTGTGTACCTTTCACAAGACACAGCTTTGAAAACACGACTACTCAACAAAGAAACATACAACAGCGTGTTGACAAATCTTGCCCCTGAAAAGATTCAACGTAATCCTGTAAGTATCATCGAAACCAGTAGCTTAGAAGCTAAGATGCGTTCTGAGAACGAAACCTATCAACTGTTAGCTGTGTTCTTATTTATGTCTGGTTTAATTATGGGCTTGGCGATACTGATTCTGGCATTCTTAAATGTTCTAAAAAGCTATAAGAAATATATTGCAACGATGAAAATGATGGGCTATTCAGCAGAGGAATGTAATCAAGCGGTATACAGCGGTTTTAGAAAAATTGCCTTTATTGGTTATATTATATCAGTCCCATACTCAATCCTTTTATCTATGATGATGTTTGGGTTCTTATCTAAAACAACAGATATGCTGTATCCGATGAATGTTAGTCCGTTGTCTGTAGTTATATGTCTCGTACTGACGGCTGTATCGATTGAATTATCTATTATGATTGCTAAAAGACAGCTTAAAGAAGTATCTTACAAAGAAATACTAGAATAA
- a CDS encoding ABC transporter ATP-binding protein, producing the protein MIKIENLVKKYLNGESNLYAVNKVSFTVEEQEFLVILGPSGSGKSTLMNLMSGLDTSDQGKIIYENKEISKLSEKQRTKFRRDKIGFIFQGYYLMPELNVLNNIRMGANLVNNRDFSKIITSLGLDDLLDRMPHQLSGGQQQRVAIARALAKKPNYLFCDEPTGALDEKTSKQVLKLLIELQEQLGFSIVMVTHNTGIADIGTKVMRMKNGEIEEIYQNTNNKSVDEIRWG; encoded by the coding sequence ATGATCAAAATAGAAAATTTAGTAAAAAAGTATCTTAATGGAGAAAGTAATCTATATGCAGTAAATAAAGTGTCATTTACAGTAGAGGAGCAAGAATTTCTAGTCATTTTAGGCCCATCAGGTTCAGGAAAATCGACCTTGATGAACCTGATGTCTGGCTTGGATACAAGCGATCAAGGAAAAATCATCTATGAAAATAAAGAGATAAGCAAGCTTTCTGAAAAGCAACGGACAAAATTCAGAAGAGATAAAATTGGTTTTATTTTTCAAGGGTATTATCTAATGCCGGAGTTAAACGTACTAAACAATATTAGAATGGGCGCAAATCTAGTGAACAACCGTGACTTTTCTAAGATTATAACATCTTTAGGCTTGGATGATTTATTGGATAGAATGCCGCATCAACTTTCTGGTGGACAGCAGCAGCGTGTTGCTATTGCCAGAGCCTTGGCGAAAAAACCAAACTATCTTTTCTGTGATGAGCCAACTGGAGCACTGGACGAAAAAACCAGTAAACAGGTATTGAAGCTGTTGATCGAACTTCAAGAACAGTTGGGTTTTTCCATTGTGATGGTGACTCATAATACTGGTATCGCTGATATTGGAACAAAAGTGATGAGAATGAAGAACGGAGAAATTGAAGAGATTTATCAAAACACAAATAACAAGTCAGTCGATGAGATTAGGTGGGGATAA
- the accD gene encoding acetyl-CoA carboxylase, carboxyltransferase subunit beta, translated as MTTYKVKPKKKIYRQLKQGDQTTIIEDCYISCKSCSSRLLQSVYQENHYVCYKCGCHQNIHGRDRITLLCDKGSFLEFNQAFKTKDPLNFDGYNDKLIFDKKKSGLQDAIITGKGKLQGQDCVIAVMESSFRMGSMGVVVGEKIYRAIQSACELELPFVIFTASGGARMQEGMYSLMQMAKTIQAFELLRAKKLLSIVVMTHPTTGGVSASFANVADIIIAEPQATIGFAGRKVIEKTLKEKLPEDFQTAEFLFKHGHIDDIVSRKEQRDYLIKLFQVFGKKGKPSRKGKTFRARAEMPLDKSGSNAKDHLDLVRKMERPNAEDYIQRLFPDFIELHGDRTSADDQAVLTGLSVFHNIPVAVIGQNRGKNYKENSERNFGMVSPAGFRKVQRVIELAEKFNCPVLSFVDTKGADPTAKSEKSNQSWAIAQCIQTMLRADIPTFSLVIGEGGSGGALAVSATDKLFMLEKSVYSVISAEGAASILWKDSNLVAKAAESLKITAADLAERKIIDGIIPEITPDASQDIDKQAGVIDAFLFHELSKLLLLDASERMQRRIEKYLSMGTDQIVGDKSEEELIKDVQ; from the coding sequence ATGACGACGTATAAAGTCAAGCCAAAGAAAAAAATATACAGACAATTAAAACAAGGAGATCAGACAACAATTATTGAAGATTGTTATATATCTTGTAAAAGTTGTAGTAGTCGCTTACTGCAAAGCGTGTATCAAGAAAACCACTATGTCTGTTATAAGTGCGGATGTCACCAGAATATACATGGGAGAGATCGAATAACATTATTGTGTGATAAAGGGTCATTTTTGGAATTTAATCAGGCGTTTAAAACCAAAGATCCTCTAAATTTTGATGGATATAATGACAAATTGATTTTTGATAAAAAAAAGAGTGGGTTACAAGATGCTATCATTACAGGTAAAGGAAAGCTTCAGGGGCAAGACTGTGTGATTGCTGTTATGGAAAGCTCATTTCGCATGGGGAGTATGGGTGTTGTTGTTGGAGAAAAAATATATAGAGCAATACAAAGTGCCTGTGAGCTTGAGCTGCCATTTGTAATTTTCACAGCTTCTGGCGGGGCACGTATGCAAGAAGGTATGTACAGTTTAATGCAAATGGCCAAAACAATTCAAGCTTTTGAGCTATTAAGAGCGAAAAAATTATTGAGTATTGTTGTAATGACTCATCCAACAACAGGTGGTGTTTCTGCTAGCTTTGCCAATGTTGCAGATATTATTATCGCGGAGCCTCAGGCGACGATCGGTTTTGCGGGGCGAAAAGTGATTGAGAAAACACTGAAGGAGAAGCTACCAGAAGATTTTCAAACTGCCGAATTTCTTTTCAAACATGGGCATATTGACGATATTGTCTCAAGGAAAGAACAGCGTGACTATTTAATAAAACTCTTTCAAGTGTTTGGTAAAAAAGGGAAGCCATCTCGAAAAGGAAAAACATTTCGAGCAAGGGCAGAAATGCCCTTAGATAAGAGTGGTAGTAATGCAAAGGATCATTTGGATTTGGTTAGAAAAATGGAGCGTCCGAATGCTGAAGATTACATTCAACGGCTGTTTCCGGATTTTATCGAATTGCATGGTGATCGAACATCTGCTGATGATCAAGCTGTTCTTACAGGGCTATCTGTATTTCATAATATTCCAGTAGCGGTCATTGGGCAAAACAGAGGAAAAAACTACAAAGAAAATAGTGAGCGAAATTTTGGAATGGTTTCACCAGCGGGATTTCGAAAAGTTCAACGAGTAATCGAATTAGCAGAAAAATTTAATTGCCCTGTTCTCTCTTTTGTAGATACCAAAGGGGCAGATCCTACTGCAAAGTCTGAAAAGTCTAACCAAAGTTGGGCAATCGCGCAATGCATTCAAACGATGTTAAGAGCAGATATTCCAACATTTTCTTTAGTGATTGGAGAAGGCGGCAGTGGAGGTGCACTAGCAGTGAGTGCAACAGACAAGCTATTCATGCTAGAAAAATCCGTTTATTCGGTTATTTCTGCTGAAGGAGCAGCTTCTATATTATGGAAAGATAGTAATTTAGTTGCTAAAGCAGCTGAAAGTTTAAAGATAACAGCGGCGGATTTGGCGGAACGAAAGATTATTGATGGAATCATACCTGAGATTACTCCAGATGCTAGTCAGGATATTGATAAACAAGCAGGAGTGATTGATGCATTTTTGTTTCATGAGTTATCAAAATTATTGTTGCTTGATGCTTCTGAAAGGATGCAGCGTAGAATTGAAAAATATTTATCTATGGGAACGGATCAAATCGTGGGTGACAAAAGTGAAGAGGAGCTGATAAAAGATGTCCAATAG
- a CDS encoding acetyl-CoA carboxylase biotin carboxylase subunit, with the protein MIQKVLIANRGEIAIRIIKACKELGITTVAVYSEADKEALHVAFADEAYQIGPASSIDSYLKVEAIVNVAKITGCQAVHPGYGFLSENMELCRMCEEEGITFIGPSLDNLSQLADKFEAKRLAKTAGITVIPGNHEVIETTEQLQKEAGKLNFPILLKATHGGGGKGIKRCENLEELLHYYEIIKKEAEKAFNNQGCYIEECIQQFLHVEVQILGDSQGNIIHLGERNCSIQRKMQKIIEETPSPLLDEEIRTELCEAACRFSERLNYLGAGTVEFLYDYKKKCFYFMEMNTRVQVEHPITEMISGVDIIKEQITIAAGLPLSCTQENIQLAGYSLECRINAEDPENNFFPSAGKIDFLVLPTGSPGVRVDTFIYSGYQVPLFYDSMLGKIIVHDKTRAGAIKKLKVALETTIISGIKTNVSFLLAVLSDHDFISGHYDNHFIEENIQNEYFNPKILKRA; encoded by the coding sequence ATGATTCAAAAAGTGTTGATTGCCAATCGTGGTGAGATAGCTATCCGAATCATCAAAGCTTGTAAGGAGCTAGGAATCACTACGGTTGCTGTGTATTCAGAAGCTGACAAAGAAGCGCTTCATGTGGCGTTTGCTGATGAGGCTTATCAAATTGGGCCGGCTTCATCTATTGATAGCTATTTAAAAGTAGAAGCTATTGTTAATGTTGCAAAAATTACTGGTTGTCAAGCTGTACATCCAGGATATGGTTTTCTATCTGAAAATATGGAGTTATGCCGCATGTGTGAAGAGGAAGGAATTACATTTATTGGTCCATCCTTAGATAATCTGTCACAGCTGGCAGATAAGTTTGAAGCTAAAAGACTTGCTAAAACTGCAGGTATAACAGTAATTCCAGGAAATCATGAGGTGATTGAAACAACTGAACAACTGCAAAAAGAAGCTGGGAAATTAAATTTTCCGATTCTCCTTAAGGCTACACATGGCGGAGGTGGGAAAGGAATCAAACGTTGTGAAAACCTAGAAGAGTTACTTCATTATTATGAGATCATCAAAAAAGAAGCAGAAAAAGCCTTTAATAACCAAGGCTGTTATATTGAAGAATGCATTCAACAGTTTTTACATGTAGAGGTTCAAATACTAGGGGATTCGCAGGGAAATATCATCCACCTAGGTGAACGAAACTGTTCGATTCAAAGAAAGATGCAAAAAATTATAGAAGAAACACCGTCTCCGCTATTGGATGAAGAAATTCGGACGGAATTGTGTGAAGCAGCCTGCCGTTTTAGTGAACGTCTAAATTATCTTGGTGCTGGTACGGTAGAGTTTTTATACGATTATAAAAAGAAATGCTTCTATTTTATGGAGATGAACACACGTGTTCAAGTTGAGCATCCTATTACAGAAATGATCAGCGGGGTAGATATTATAAAAGAACAGATAACTATTGCTGCTGGACTTCCACTTAGCTGTACGCAAGAAAATATTCAATTAGCGGGATATTCCTTAGAATGTCGAATTAATGCAGAAGATCCGGAAAATAATTTTTTTCCATCGGCAGGAAAAATTGATTTTTTAGTATTGCCCACAGGTTCTCCAGGTGTTCGAGTCGATACATTCATTTATTCAGGGTATCAAGTCCCTCTATTTTATGATTCAATGCTAGGGAAAATTATTGTTCATGATAAAACAAGAGCAGGAGCTATTAAAAAGCTAAAAGTAGCATTAGAAACAACAATTATCAGCGGAATTAAAACGAATGTATCCTTTCTTTTGGCCGTTTTATCTGACCATGACTTTATTAGTGGTCACTATGACAATCACTTTATAGAAGAAAACATTCAGAATGAGTATTTTAATCCGAAGATTTTAAAAAGAGCATGA
- a CDS encoding 4'-phosphopantetheinyl transferase family protein, whose amino-acid sequence MIIQGEITCFEKRQDKIEIVEGVWHRYAYTFKEDLEEHSRNYEEFLSEEELSILKKKERRNKGKEYVHSRAFAKEFFRQMIDSEHLFLDMKDVEIRNDVNGLTKGKPRIHVNNRSIKGSTSLSHSDSSILISHGKNCWMGVDVQEVITSEAIVENESIFSFEERRIIDSGECFPKNKTLTATLIWSIKEAVGKALGVGLSLGLKSISVMEIRNGQIWINLIPEVENVLLSPDNRLIIYYKQQGKTFFVICCMFEKAKLEA is encoded by the coding sequence ATGATTATACAAGGAGAGATTACATGCTTCGAGAAAAGGCAGGATAAAATTGAAATTGTTGAAGGGGTATGGCATAGGTATGCATATACTTTCAAAGAGGATTTGGAAGAACACAGCAGAAATTACGAAGAGTTTTTAAGTGAAGAAGAACTGTCTATCCTAAAAAAGAAAGAACGTCGTAACAAAGGAAAAGAATATGTTCATAGCCGTGCGTTTGCAAAAGAATTTTTCCGTCAGATGATTGACAGTGAACATTTATTTCTTGATATGAAGGACGTTGAGATTCGAAATGATGTCAATGGTTTAACCAAGGGGAAACCTAGAATACATGTCAACAATCGCAGTATCAAAGGATCAACCTCACTTTCTCATAGTGATTCCAGCATTCTTATCAGTCATGGTAAGAATTGCTGGATGGGGGTTGATGTGCAGGAAGTGATTACCAGTGAAGCGATAGTAGAAAATGAAAGTATCTTTTCTTTTGAGGAACGCAGAATCATTGATTCTGGAGAGTGTTTTCCAAAAAATAAAACCTTGACAGCAACGTTAATATGGAGTATCAAAGAGGCTGTCGGTAAAGCTCTTGGCGTAGGCTTAAGTTTAGGCTTGAAATCAATCAGTGTGATGGAGATTCGAAACGGGCAGATCTGGATCAATCTAATTCCAGAAGTTGAGAATGTATTGCTTAGTCCAGATAATCGATTGATTATCTATTACAAACAACAGGGGAAAACATTTTTTGTCATATGCTGCATGTTTGAAAAAGCGAAGCTAGAAGCATAA
- a CDS encoding accessory gene regulator AgrB, with amino-acid sequence MEKISQKLSFTDRLVDQSAEAICQKCNLDRIEQLKLKLGLNVFVINVTKLVIIYFLAYLFQLLTAVIIFHVGFMMVRTFSYGSHAKSSQFCTIFSAILFLGCAKFCMMVPFSLYVLMILFAGTSSILWIYAPGVTKKNKIRYEEKKKLLRQKALCSNMIVFLISLGFNQTYIANLLMTGAFVAAVLTMPVLYKLLGDEKI; translated from the coding sequence ATGGAAAAAATTAGTCAAAAGCTGTCATTTACAGATCGACTTGTCGATCAGAGCGCAGAAGCAATTTGTCAAAAATGCAATCTGGATAGGATTGAACAGTTGAAACTGAAACTGGGGTTAAATGTATTTGTAATCAATGTCACAAAATTAGTTATTATTTATTTTTTGGCATACTTGTTTCAATTATTAACAGCTGTCATTATTTTCCATGTTGGTTTTATGATGGTTCGAACATTTTCTTACGGTTCACATGCTAAATCTAGTCAGTTTTGTACGATATTCAGTGCCATTTTATTTTTAGGTTGTGCTAAATTTTGTATGATGGTTCCTTTTTCACTCTATGTTCTCATGATCTTGTTTGCAGGAACCAGTTCAATTTTATGGATCTATGCACCAGGAGTAACAAAAAAGAATAAGATCCGCTATGAAGAAAAGAAAAAACTGTTGAGACAAAAGGCGTTGTGTTCTAACATGATAGTTTTCCTTATTTCTTTAGGTTTTAATCAAACGTATATTGCAAACTTGTTAATGACAGGTGCTTTTGTGGCAGCCGTGCTGACCATGCCTGTACTATATAAATTATTGGGAGATGAAAAAATATGA
- a CDS encoding phytoene desaturase family protein, which translates to MKKKISVIGGGISGLIAAALMSKGNEVIVLEKSESLGGLCQTITSGTTNYYLGAHHLGGISKSGPIGKILNQLAIDYDATFTETEYLTILLAGKSYQLPVKLSELSIYIRANFPDETAVEAFIQKLISYQKAFIANDDALLLKMFMETSQKSFDQFLSDYFRSDLLKKLLLSFGPGYGAVLGEDSAFTVLSLIISYSIGACYVKGGPQQLIQKLKQQIIANGGKFQKNTECLELLVDKGNTVTGIRCKELETNTIFEIKADKIISTVFPFNILPESCQMLRNTVKMKKLEKGPSVFRVFAELTEDVQGLTSDNTYLGTDMSHLTKEQLYLTPYSKQLPICMISLPYKADPLFNKSKKTIMFTFLLHNHKEKVEMATALKLIREAMPEIFDKLEAPFALENDDYSKVVSVDEGSVFGWVRTGKSVQNTNSFSPVFKGISGLYICGNWSTDFGVYGAFRSAYKIYTILEENET; encoded by the coding sequence ATGAAGAAGAAAATCAGCGTCATCGGAGGTGGAATATCCGGTTTAATAGCGGCAGCGCTAATGTCCAAGGGAAATGAAGTGATTGTTCTTGAAAAAAGTGAGTCTCTAGGTGGATTATGTCAGACAATCACTTCTGGAACAACGAACTATTATCTAGGCGCTCACCATCTAGGTGGAATATCTAAATCTGGACCCATTGGAAAAATTCTTAATCAGTTGGCTATTGATTACGATGCAACATTCACTGAAACAGAATATTTGACGATCCTTCTTGCTGGAAAATCATACCAGTTACCGGTCAAACTTTCAGAGCTATCCATTTATATTAGAGCAAATTTTCCAGATGAGACAGCAGTTGAAGCGTTTATTCAAAAACTAATCAGCTACCAGAAAGCGTTCATTGCGAATGACGATGCGCTGCTTTTAAAAATGTTTATGGAAACATCTCAGAAAAGCTTTGATCAGTTTTTATCAGACTATTTTAGAAGTGATTTACTAAAAAAGTTGCTCCTTTCATTTGGACCAGGCTATGGTGCCGTTCTAGGAGAAGATTCAGCTTTTACAGTTTTAAGCCTCATTATTTCATATAGCATTGGTGCCTGTTATGTAAAGGGAGGACCACAACAATTAATTCAGAAACTGAAACAGCAAATCATCGCAAATGGCGGAAAATTTCAAAAAAATACAGAGTGCCTCGAGTTGCTTGTTGATAAGGGCAATACCGTTACAGGAATTCGTTGCAAAGAATTAGAAACAAACACAATTTTCGAGATAAAAGCAGATAAAATTATTTCCACTGTTTTTCCGTTCAATATTTTGCCAGAAAGCTGTCAAATGCTGAGAAATACTGTAAAAATGAAAAAACTGGAAAAAGGGCCGTCGGTATTTCGGGTTTTTGCGGAGTTGACGGAGGATGTCCAAGGTCTAACGAGTGATAACACGTATCTAGGAACAGATATGTCTCATTTGACGAAGGAACAACTGTATCTAACTCCTTACAGCAAACAATTGCCGATTTGCATGATTAGTCTTCCTTATAAAGCTGATCCTCTATTTAATAAATCGAAAAAAACAATAATGTTTACTTTCCTATTACATAATCATAAAGAAAAAGTAGAGATGGCAACGGCTCTAAAACTAATTAGAGAAGCAATGCCGGAAATCTTCGATAAATTAGAGGCACCATTTGCTTTGGAAAATGATGATTATTCTAAAGTTGTCTCTGTAGATGAAGGATCTGTGTTTGGCTGGGTCAGAACAGGAAAATCTGTACAGAATACGAATAGCTTTTCACCCGTCTTTAAAGGGATCAGCGGTCTGTATATCTGTGGTAACTGGTCAACCGATTTTGGCGTATATGGAGCATTTAGAAGTGCATATAAAATTTATACAATTTTGGAGGAGAACGAGACATGA
- a CDS encoding sensor histidine kinase: protein MLDHLISFFLFSNELEIIEKIGLEGDSQLRILLRVGLYVAFMVFTAICFKVGQQFLGKKVRFDDNILKVIAILSFVLYLILYISIIFTVIEGNQLNTIRLNNIFFSLYVLFTFLLIAITYFYMKKRSEDQYKEKEKQNLKEYTTYLESNYNELRKFRHDYQNILTSLESFIEEDDFERLKDYYYQSIQKTQRLMQKNDFKLSEISHLEVTEIKSIVVSKLLQSQWAGIDTELEMKEVIDDINMDPVTLIRCLGIILDNAIEETKGNAEGFIRMAIIKEIHSLSFIVQNTIKADHPKLFEMNRSGFSTKGENRGLGLSNLKEMIDKQANVTLETSIDDRCFVQKIEITK, encoded by the coding sequence TTGTTAGATCATCTGATTTCTTTTTTTCTCTTCTCTAATGAGCTAGAGATAATCGAAAAAATTGGTTTAGAAGGTGACTCACAGTTACGAATTCTATTAAGAGTAGGTTTGTATGTAGCATTTATGGTATTTACAGCTATCTGTTTTAAGGTGGGGCAACAATTTTTGGGTAAAAAAGTGAGATTTGATGATAATATTTTGAAAGTAATCGCCATACTATCTTTTGTTTTATACCTTATTTTGTATATTTCGATAATATTCACTGTTATTGAAGGCAATCAATTGAATACAATCCGTTTAAATAATATTTTTTTTTCTTTGTACGTTCTTTTTACATTTCTTCTTATTGCTATCACCTACTTCTACATGAAAAAACGTAGTGAAGATCAATACAAAGAGAAAGAGAAGCAGAACCTGAAAGAATATACAACATATCTTGAGAGTAATTACAATGAATTGAGAAAATTTCGTCATGATTATCAGAATATTTTAACGTCGTTAGAGAGCTTCATTGAAGAGGATGACTTTGAGCGGTTAAAAGACTACTATTATCAGTCTATCCAAAAAACGCAACGTTTGATGCAGAAAAATGATTTTAAATTGTCAGAGATCAGCCACTTGGAAGTCACGGAAATCAAAAGTATCGTGGTTTCAAAATTGTTGCAGTCCCAATGGGCAGGAATTGATACGGAGCTAGAGATGAAGGAAGTAATTGATGATATTAATATGGATCCGGTGACGTTGATTCGTTGTTTAGGTATTATTTTAGACAATGCGATCGAGGAGACCAAAGGAAACGCAGAAGGATTTATCCGAATGGCGATCATCAAAGAGATACACAGCCTCAGCTTTATTGTACAGAATACTATCAAAGCAGATCATCCAAAGCTTTTTGAAATGAACCGCAGTGGTTTTTCTACAAAGGGAGAAAATCGTGGTTTAGGATTAAGTAATTTGAAAGAAATGATTGACAAACAAGCCAACGTGACATTGGAAACTAGCATTGACGATAGATGTTTTGTTCAAAAAATTGAAATTACTAAATAG